Proteins encoded in a region of the Marinomonas maritima genome:
- a CDS encoding DUF4194 domain-containing protein, translating to MLRELKKVVEESGKDAQEFQQTANFVIANQFASAYKHGQRKHYLLLESYQEYFDRLFDALGMKLYINENERLAGVLPIQKEAFVRLKTDETLFLLVLRQIYEEKIENFEVDNGFVATNTHTILDRFVQLVKREIPNETRFKDILALFSRHGIVIRGKSYEEDSKNQMINITPVVRLIVTEAYLRQLESFNGADPDEDDVADTDVETETVQETNQD from the coding sequence ATGCTTAGAGAATTAAAAAAAGTTGTTGAAGAGTCTGGTAAAGACGCTCAAGAATTCCAACAGACCGCAAATTTTGTTATTGCGAATCAGTTCGCGAGCGCTTATAAGCATGGTCAGCGAAAGCATTACCTTCTATTAGAGTCCTACCAAGAATATTTTGATCGATTGTTTGATGCCTTAGGCATGAAGCTCTATATCAATGAGAACGAACGGCTTGCCGGCGTCTTGCCAATTCAAAAAGAAGCCTTTGTTCGCTTAAAAACAGATGAGACATTATTTCTATTAGTGCTTCGCCAGATTTACGAAGAAAAAATTGAAAATTTCGAAGTAGATAACGGCTTTGTGGCTACTAATACACACACGATACTCGATAGATTTGTCCAACTGGTAAAGCGCGAAATTCCAAACGAAACACGCTTTAAAGATATTTTGGCGTTGTTTAGTCGTCATGGCATTGTTATTCGTGGCAAGTCTTACGAAGAAGACAGCAAAAATCAGATGATCAATATCACTCCTGTCGTCAGGTTGATTGTCACAGAAGCCTACCTAAGACAATTAGAATCATTCAATGGCGCAGATCCTGATGAAGACGATGTCGCTGACACAGATGTTGAAACAGAAACAGTGCAAGAAACCAATCAAGACTAG
- a CDS encoding STAS domain-containing protein, whose protein sequence is MSISVTANDSINTVTITIVGSFDFSLFNDFREAYSDLTNHYKVYVIDMSMVEYLDSAALGMLLSMRNTIELESNIQLKGANAFIKNILMISRFDKRFDIQ, encoded by the coding sequence ATGAGTATTTCAGTCACAGCAAATGATTCTATAAACACGGTAACAATTACGATTGTTGGCAGCTTTGACTTTTCCTTGTTTAATGATTTTCGTGAGGCTTATTCTGATCTCACGAATCATTATAAAGTCTATGTTATTGATATGAGTATGGTTGAATATTTAGACAGCGCGGCACTGGGTATGCTGTTGAGTATGAGAAATACCATTGAATTAGAAAGTAATATTCAGCTAAAAGGAGCAAATGCCTTTATTAAAAACATTCTAATGATTTCTCGCTTCGACAAACGCTTCGATATTCAATAA
- a CDS encoding fused response regulator/phosphatase — protein sequence MKLLCVDSEPVYREIISLCAEKENVTVTSVSSYEDAVQAFIDYAPDMVTLDVVVKGGSGFDLVKTLKALSGNRFIPMIFLSSQATDTVMDKCFKSGADDFIPKPFNEVLFNIRLKTHMRHVELMKEMYRKNKALTYYQTMIEREHEMAHHVLDHIQTRSENNSEHVVITRLSAASFNGDLALVKTRSDGARLIFVGDFTGHGLPASIGALPVMHAFFDAVDDLLDVNELAGQMNRILFSILPDYMFCAGYLILMTPNGDILYWGGGMPNALIRRACGAIDYLRSNHMPLGILPAYEFEGDLQSNKLNVDDTLVIVSDGVLELKNCHDEMLGDDQVEKLISSSYSEKSLILAQKMTEKKLTEYRGESVQLDDITLVALRNERLQQ from the coding sequence ATGAAATTATTATGCGTAGACAGTGAACCCGTTTACCGCGAAATCATTTCTTTATGCGCGGAAAAAGAAAATGTCACGGTCACAAGTGTCAGTAGTTACGAAGATGCTGTTCAGGCTTTCATTGACTATGCACCCGACATGGTGACATTGGATGTTGTTGTAAAAGGCGGTAGTGGCTTCGACCTCGTTAAAACGCTTAAAGCACTATCTGGCAATCGTTTTATACCTATGATTTTCCTTTCTTCACAGGCTACAGACACGGTTATGGATAAGTGTTTTAAGTCTGGAGCGGATGATTTTATTCCAAAACCATTTAATGAAGTTCTTTTCAACATTAGACTAAAAACGCACATGCGCCATGTCGAATTAATGAAAGAAATGTACCGCAAAAATAAAGCGCTCACTTATTATCAAACGATGATAGAACGAGAACATGAAATGGCCCACCATGTTCTTGATCACATTCAGACGCGCAGCGAAAACAACTCTGAGCATGTTGTTATTACTCGACTATCAGCTGCTAGTTTTAATGGCGATCTCGCCTTAGTAAAAACTCGATCAGACGGTGCTCGCCTAATTTTTGTAGGCGATTTTACAGGACATGGTTTACCCGCTTCTATCGGTGCATTACCCGTCATGCATGCTTTTTTTGACGCCGTTGATGATTTACTTGATGTAAATGAACTCGCAGGGCAGATGAATAGAATACTATTCAGCATTTTGCCCGATTACATGTTTTGTGCAGGCTACTTAATATTAATGACTCCAAACGGTGACATTCTGTACTGGGGAGGGGGAATGCCCAATGCATTGATTCGAAGAGCTTGTGGCGCTATAGACTATTTGCGGTCGAATCATATGCCATTAGGTATTCTTCCTGCGTACGAATTTGAAGGCGATTTGCAAAGTAACAAATTGAATGTGGATGATACTCTGGTAATTGTTTCAGACGGCGTCTTAGAGCTTAAAAACTGTCATGATGAGATGCTTGGAGACGATCAGGTGGAAAAACTAATTTCAAGTTCTTACTCAGAAAAAAGTCTAATTTTGGCGCAAAAAATGACAGAAAAAAAGCTCACCGAGTACCGAGGTGAATCGGTGCAGCTTGACGACATCACGCTTGTCGCACTGAGGAATGAACGCCTGCAACAATAA
- a CDS encoding SbcC/MukB-like Walker B domain-containing protein produces MKKLNRIVLVNWYLLGAEEINIRGNTAIVGPTGSGKSSLLDAIQTVLTGASKRHLNYNASANDGKASGRSIRSYILGMIDSGQANVKALGTQPRQDATSYLALVFEDSVTGNESTLGLALSASLASPEEDVLGRFVLPNFGARKSDFIDAMDGKSYKAKPWIEVRESMKKVCLDPYIKSGSASATQYINRYLEELSPSPDQLITLDSFLKNFKNALKFVPIASPTRFVQDFVLAEAPLQVGAYQKSLNEYRHLEAKTLEVSKRIDDLKLIQQDCEKKHQQEQSAINYQWIATEARFDELGSKQDDIQDQYELQKEREEEIEEELATQGSLLKQLQGQLLRFEQQYEHSDVGLKLQQLEQSKKLLVLQGQQDQKAILQVRQLTLLLGALNSFEDLLSKETRKLVKEFSAFNGLITEDGRIEGNLKPLTQKLIALNDTLDKEKSQVFAQRSELNRNILNLKDECKQLESDVSSLKGGVSPLSQNTKRLIALLNDANIKATPLSHLAEVTDRKWQDAIEGYLGAQREALIVEPDDAEEAIRIFRAHRRQLMGCRVIDTTQTRLWLNRGDNNSALRFIRCNNDHAQAYINRRLGGIKPVETERELLREDSAMTADGMLKLAGTISTIRFVPHMMVGINTEGMRESREKQLTSLSSELMNFLKADQRLEQADSLLGRVIANNQFDADSIGNASHTVTRLTQELESVEAEMSQLQKHDDTELQDRIEALKIRIANVELEQKKLDRERQQIAEQFGALNTQKSQLSSALAALDEERNRLTSNPRYDAEFASERYSLLESSMVNGAAIYKEAISRAEKANEKARSFDQKVRKEVADHYGKYHQANLDNDVQLDYLESKFEEFEHYVSYQIDILSETELAKYAKRAELARKEAEETFRSDYVSKLKDSLDQVAHIIRELNHSLKRRPFNLEIYQFRYYPNGDMKDILDLVERFSAQDQANVGGLFDPHLSNDPEHARAIASIQELISDEDKQQDLADYRKFYNFEVDILDGEGNKKTTLSQRIQTGSGGEHQIPFYLAIAAALSTTYRLHETMEGDIVGGFSLAMFDEAFNKIDMVKTSTCMGFMKDIGLQVIAAAPDDKRAVMAANMDTIISVWREGGAVSIDVAYPKEKGQVLLNGESNSLLTSA; encoded by the coding sequence GTGAAAAAGCTAAATCGAATCGTATTAGTGAATTGGTACCTACTTGGTGCAGAAGAAATTAATATTCGTGGAAATACTGCCATTGTTGGACCAACGGGGTCAGGCAAATCGTCGTTACTTGATGCCATACAAACGGTATTAACAGGTGCTAGTAAGCGCCACCTTAATTACAACGCTAGCGCAAATGATGGCAAAGCCAGTGGCCGTAGTATTCGTTCTTATATATTGGGCATGATAGATTCCGGCCAAGCAAACGTAAAAGCATTGGGGACCCAACCAAGGCAAGACGCTACCAGCTACCTAGCATTGGTTTTTGAAGACAGCGTCACCGGTAATGAATCCACTCTTGGTTTAGCTTTAAGCGCTTCATTGGCGTCGCCAGAAGAAGATGTCCTGGGTCGTTTTGTATTGCCTAACTTTGGCGCAAGAAAGTCTGACTTTATCGACGCTATGGATGGTAAAAGCTACAAAGCTAAGCCTTGGATCGAAGTGCGTGAGTCAATGAAAAAGGTGTGTTTAGACCCCTACATTAAATCCGGTAGTGCGTCAGCTACCCAATACATAAATCGCTACCTTGAAGAATTAAGCCCAAGCCCAGATCAACTTATTACACTGGACAGTTTCCTTAAAAACTTCAAGAATGCGTTAAAATTTGTCCCTATTGCCTCGCCTACACGCTTTGTACAAGATTTTGTATTGGCCGAAGCGCCGCTTCAAGTTGGCGCTTATCAGAAGTCTTTGAATGAATATCGTCACTTAGAAGCCAAAACGTTAGAAGTTTCCAAGCGCATTGATGATCTAAAACTAATTCAGCAAGACTGTGAGAAAAAACATCAACAAGAACAAAGTGCGATCAACTATCAATGGATCGCAACTGAAGCCCGCTTTGATGAATTAGGCAGTAAACAAGACGACATTCAAGATCAATACGAACTTCAAAAAGAACGTGAAGAAGAGATCGAAGAAGAACTTGCGACACAAGGTAGTTTGTTAAAACAACTACAAGGTCAATTGCTTCGTTTTGAACAGCAATACGAACATTCCGACGTTGGTTTGAAGTTGCAACAACTCGAGCAAAGTAAAAAGCTTTTAGTATTGCAAGGCCAGCAAGATCAAAAAGCTATTTTACAAGTACGTCAACTCACCTTGCTTTTAGGAGCGCTTAATTCTTTTGAAGATTTATTGTCGAAAGAAACAAGAAAACTTGTAAAAGAGTTTTCTGCCTTTAACGGGCTGATTACTGAAGATGGCCGTATTGAAGGCAATCTAAAGCCGTTAACTCAGAAATTAATAGCGCTCAATGACACTTTAGATAAAGAAAAGTCTCAAGTATTTGCGCAACGTTCAGAGTTGAATCGTAATATTTTGAACTTGAAAGATGAATGTAAGCAACTGGAATCTGATGTTTCCTCGCTAAAAGGTGGCGTTAGTCCACTTTCACAAAATACAAAACGTCTTATTGCATTACTTAACGATGCCAACATTAAAGCGACGCCATTAAGTCATCTAGCAGAAGTGACCGATAGAAAATGGCAGGATGCGATTGAAGGCTACCTTGGCGCTCAACGTGAAGCACTGATAGTAGAACCGGACGACGCCGAAGAAGCCATTCGTATATTTCGAGCTCACCGACGTCAGTTAATGGGCTGTCGAGTTATCGATACAACCCAAACACGACTCTGGTTAAACCGAGGTGATAATAACTCTGCGTTGCGTTTTATTCGCTGTAATAATGATCACGCTCAAGCTTATATAAATCGACGTTTAGGCGGTATTAAGCCAGTAGAAACTGAGCGTGAATTGCTCCGTGAAGACAGTGCAATGACAGCGGACGGCATGTTAAAACTGGCTGGGACAATTTCTACTATTCGTTTTGTACCTCACATGATGGTCGGTATCAATACCGAAGGCATGCGTGAGTCACGCGAAAAGCAGCTTACAAGCCTTAGTAGTGAATTAATGAACTTCTTGAAAGCAGACCAGCGCCTTGAGCAAGCAGATTCACTACTTGGCCGAGTCATAGCCAATAATCAATTTGATGCAGACAGTATTGGTAACGCAAGTCATACCGTTACTCGATTAACACAGGAACTAGAATCAGTTGAAGCTGAAATGTCACAGCTTCAAAAACATGATGACACGGAACTTCAAGATCGTATCGAAGCACTGAAAATACGCATTGCTAATGTTGAATTAGAGCAGAAGAAACTGGACCGTGAACGCCAACAAATTGCAGAACAATTTGGAGCGCTAAACACACAGAAAAGCCAATTGAGTTCTGCACTCGCGGCACTAGATGAAGAGCGTAATCGGTTAACTTCTAACCCGAGATACGATGCAGAATTTGCAAGTGAACGCTATTCATTATTAGAAAGCAGCATGGTAAATGGGGCGGCTATCTATAAAGAAGCCATCAGCCGAGCTGAAAAAGCCAATGAGAAAGCACGCAGCTTTGATCAGAAGGTACGTAAAGAGGTCGCAGATCATTATGGTAAATATCATCAAGCGAATTTAGACAACGATGTTCAACTAGATTATTTAGAGTCTAAATTTGAAGAGTTTGAACATTATGTCTCTTATCAAATTGATATTCTGAGCGAAACAGAATTGGCCAAATACGCGAAACGCGCAGAGCTGGCTCGTAAAGAAGCAGAGGAAACCTTCCGTTCGGATTATGTGTCTAAGTTGAAAGACTCTTTAGATCAAGTCGCTCATATTATTCGAGAGCTCAACCACAGTTTAAAGCGTAGACCCTTTAACTTGGAAATCTATCAATTTCGTTATTACCCTAATGGCGATATGAAAGATATTCTCGACCTTGTTGAACGCTTTAGCGCACAGGATCAGGCAAATGTAGGTGGATTGTTTGATCCGCATTTAAGCAATGATCCTGAGCATGCGCGCGCTATTGCATCCATTCAGGAACTTATATCGGATGAAGACAAGCAACAAGACCTTGCTGACTACCGAAAATTTTATAACTTCGAAGTCGATATCTTGGACGGCGAAGGTAATAAAAAAACGACACTGAGCCAGCGAATTCAAACAGGGTCTGGTGGCGAGCACCAAATACCATTTTACCTAGCCATTGCGGCAGCCCTCTCTACGACGTATCGATTACATGAAACCATGGAGGGAGATATCGTTGGTGGATTCTCTTTGGCCATGTTTGACGAGGCATTTAACAAAATAGACATGGTAAAAACCTCAACGTGTATGGGCTTTATGAAAGATATTGGACTGCAAGTAATCGCTGCGGCACCAGACGATAAACGTGCCGTAATGGCCGCTAATATGGACACCATTATCAGCGTGTGGCGTGAAGGTGGTGCGGTTTCCATTGACGTAGCTTACCCAAAAGAAAAGGGCCAAGTCCTATTGAATGGCGAGTCCAATAGCTTGTTAACGTCGGCATAA
- a CDS encoding DNA topoisomerase family protein, with product MQEEVPKIPKPSNWEQEFLEQDDAHITSAKVRYRCPKCESLLVLKEGGNGAFWGCESYPTCHYTANDEAGKPVRAKRYLCPACQAPLRKKTFKDNVFWGCSNYPECKVTVEDDQGVPSSTKKYPCRTCGHYLVRKKSKNGYFWGCITYPKCTNTLNDEKGLPVLKKKR from the coding sequence GTGCAGGAAGAAGTCCCTAAAATACCTAAACCAAGTAACTGGGAACAAGAGTTCTTAGAGCAGGACGATGCTCATATAACATCAGCCAAAGTTCGTTATCGTTGTCCAAAATGCGAAAGCTTACTGGTTTTAAAAGAAGGTGGAAATGGGGCGTTCTGGGGGTGTGAATCTTACCCTACCTGTCATTACACAGCTAATGACGAAGCAGGAAAACCGGTTAGGGCAAAACGCTATCTGTGTCCTGCCTGCCAGGCCCCTTTAAGAAAAAAAACCTTTAAAGACAATGTGTTTTGGGGGTGTTCGAATTACCCTGAATGCAAGGTAACCGTAGAGGATGATCAGGGTGTACCCTCTAGTACAAAAAAATATCCGTGCCGTACTTGTGGTCATTATTTAGTGAGAAAAAAAAGTAAGAATGGGTATTTTTGGGGCTGTATTACTTATCCAAAATGCACGAACACACTAAACGATGAAAAAGGCTTGCCAGTTTTAAAGAAAAAGCGTTAA
- a CDS encoding Wadjet anti-phage system protein JetA family protein — protein MLFKHLPDEIFQALSGSNRALIEAVLHDLAGVFYDHAEDPIKDKSTIIESIEDTLHKLDTLAWHDEQKESFDSPKTIHDYALRIYHRLVNTGWLVEEQELYRVSVLMTPQISMLLRSLVEISQHGKRNYGATVLSILSNLEAVAKNPKERGVTLRQSAEASRDFSAHLNQILLGIRSLQRELFATRDPKAIVAGFFDLFVEGILIADYKTIKTSNNPFRFRRQILELTQDFLTNPDTMGQVSQCYVDQQLISMAEAQAMVEKDCRDIIQTFSNIEQRLERIDEYRYRLEKRAADTARYMDSSRPGMANKIAGIISDVAKYDTLPILKQVVGARFVGMASAAQPTKRREPPPPRVMTPAEVSADAIKARDQQRRFHEARQVTIPKMQSYLDKQMASGNSKHILDFTIESVEDFVCFDHLRYIGSLGVSAKKLEDLFEIHFTNQYLDVHEFVECREFNVVRRSKA, from the coding sequence ATGCTGTTTAAACACTTACCTGACGAAATATTTCAGGCATTAAGCGGCTCAAATAGAGCATTAATTGAAGCTGTATTGCATGATCTAGCAGGCGTTTTTTATGATCATGCAGAAGATCCAATCAAAGATAAATCGACCATTATAGAATCGATTGAAGACACGCTTCATAAATTGGATACGCTTGCCTGGCATGACGAACAAAAAGAGTCTTTTGATTCACCAAAGACCATTCACGATTATGCGTTAAGAATTTATCATCGTTTGGTGAACACCGGATGGTTGGTCGAAGAACAAGAACTGTATCGCGTTAGCGTATTAATGACGCCTCAAATATCCATGTTGCTGAGATCTTTAGTCGAGATCAGTCAACACGGTAAGCGTAACTATGGCGCAACCGTTTTGAGTATTCTTAGTAACCTAGAAGCCGTCGCTAAAAACCCTAAAGAACGAGGGGTAACGCTTCGTCAGTCTGCAGAAGCATCAAGAGACTTTTCAGCGCATTTGAACCAAATATTACTGGGTATTCGTAGCTTACAAAGAGAGCTTTTCGCAACACGTGATCCAAAAGCCATTGTCGCGGGTTTCTTTGACTTATTTGTAGAAGGCATTTTGATCGCTGACTACAAAACGATCAAAACCAGCAATAACCCTTTTCGATTTCGTCGTCAAATACTTGAATTGACTCAAGACTTTTTAACCAATCCAGACACCATGGGGCAGGTTTCTCAGTGCTATGTTGATCAGCAGCTTATTTCAATGGCCGAAGCCCAGGCAATGGTTGAGAAAGACTGTCGTGATATCATTCAGACATTTAGCAATATTGAGCAACGTTTAGAGCGCATTGATGAATATCGATACCGATTAGAGAAGCGCGCAGCGGATACCGCACGCTATATGGACAGCTCTCGACCAGGCATGGCCAATAAGATTGCTGGCATTATTTCAGATGTTGCAAAGTACGACACCTTACCCATATTAAAACAGGTTGTAGGCGCCCGGTTTGTTGGCATGGCTTCTGCTGCCCAACCGACTAAACGACGTGAACCGCCACCGCCTCGAGTGATGACGCCAGCCGAAGTATCTGCTGACGCGATAAAAGCACGCGACCAACAGCGTCGCTTCCATGAGGCTCGCCAAGTCACCATTCCGAAAATGCAAAGTTATTTAGACAAACAAATGGCCTCTGGAAACAGCAAACATATCTTAGACTTCACTATTGAATCGGTTGAAGACTTTGTTTGCTTTGACCATTTACGCTATATCGGTTCACTGGGCGTTAGTGCTAAAAAATTAGAAGACTTATTTGAAATACACTTTACCAATCAGTATTTGGATGTGCATGAGTTCGTTGAATGTCGCGAATTTAATGTGGTACGTAGGAGCAAAGCGTAA
- a CDS encoding BolA family protein: MNVQTQIDQRINEKIDIHHMTLENESYMHNVPEGSESHFKLVLVSDEFQGKRLVQRHQLVYATLQEEMTKIHALAMHLYSIQEWSERNTLAPSSPKCHGGE; this comes from the coding sequence ATGAACGTACAAACGCAAATTGATCAACGCATTAATGAAAAAATTGATATTCATCATATGACGCTTGAAAACGAAAGTTATATGCACAATGTCCCTGAGGGAAGTGAGTCTCATTTTAAACTTGTTTTGGTAAGCGATGAATTCCAAGGAAAGAGATTGGTTCAACGTCATCAACTTGTGTATGCAACACTGCAAGAAGAAATGACAAAAATTCATGCTCTTGCAATGCACCTATATTCAATTCAAGAATGGAGTGAGCGTAATACGCTTGCTCCTTCATCGCCAAAATGCCACGGAGGCGAGTAG
- a CDS encoding TIGR01777 family oxidoreductase yields the protein MKILLTGATGFIGRSVLKKLLTANHHIYALVRQVDNRLAASINQLTLASLSVLNEQFDVIINLAGENIASRPWTKKRKQTLFNSRVELTHNIKNALKYPPKLLISMSAVGYYGVARQGVFYESTPPKEGFSHDLCAAWEASATAFSQDQTRVVIFRLGVVLGDGGALSKMRTPFLFGLGGAIAGGKQWFSWVHIDDVVEAIFTAIEDQTYTGAYNLVAPQLIEQGHFAKSYAASLNRSATLPTPKWLLKLLFGEMACLLTEGAKIVPQKLEKQGFAFCYTNIDEALLQIEQI from the coding sequence ATGAAGATACTATTGACTGGGGCGACAGGATTTATTGGGCGATCCGTGCTTAAAAAACTATTAACCGCCAACCATCATATTTATGCCCTAGTAAGGCAGGTGGATAACCGATTAGCCGCCAGCATCAATCAACTCACTTTAGCGTCATTGAGCGTACTCAACGAGCAGTTCGATGTGATTATTAATTTAGCAGGTGAAAATATTGCTAGTCGCCCATGGACAAAAAAACGCAAACAAACTTTGTTCAATAGCCGAGTTGAATTAACTCATAATATTAAGAACGCATTAAAATACCCACCCAAACTACTGATTTCGATGTCTGCGGTGGGTTATTACGGTGTAGCACGTCAAGGTGTTTTTTATGAAAGCACGCCCCCTAAAGAGGGGTTTTCTCATGATCTTTGTGCCGCATGGGAGGCCTCTGCTACCGCATTTTCTCAAGATCAAACGCGGGTTGTAATATTTCGATTAGGGGTAGTGCTCGGCGATGGTGGAGCCTTGAGTAAAATGCGAACGCCATTCTTATTTGGTTTAGGCGGGGCTATTGCGGGAGGAAAACAGTGGTTTTCATGGGTTCATATTGATGATGTTGTTGAAGCAATATTTACTGCCATAGAGGATCAAACCTATACTGGAGCTTACAACCTAGTTGCCCCTCAATTAATAGAGCAAGGTCACTTCGCCAAGTCTTATGCAGCGTCACTCAACCGCTCGGCTACGTTACCTACGCCTAAGTGGTTGCTTAAACTGCTATTTGGTGAAATGGCGTGTTTGTTGACTGAAGGGGCCAAAATTGTTCCTCAAAAACTAGAAAAACAAGGCTTTGCGTTTTGTTATACCAATATAGACGAGGCGCTATTGCAGATAGAGCAAATATGA
- a CDS encoding sirohydrochlorin chelatase codes for MGNRETLGIKMLHKEYDHIILLAHGSPDPLWKQPFESLYHHVTQTYGENNASLAYMELTSPSLEDVIAQLDKDVRSVAVLPLFLAVGRHLRQDVPAQIAELQRDDLRIELLSPIGDDELVKQAMQTVIAHHLGKV; via the coding sequence ATGGGGAATCGAGAAACATTAGGTATCAAAATGCTACACAAAGAATACGATCACATCATACTTCTTGCACACGGAAGCCCTGATCCTCTTTGGAAACAGCCCTTCGAATCTCTCTATCATCACGTTACTCAAACCTATGGTGAGAATAATGCGAGCTTGGCGTATATGGAATTAACCTCACCCTCACTAGAAGATGTTATTGCGCAACTAGATAAAGACGTGCGAAGCGTGGCTGTGTTGCCACTTTTTCTGGCAGTAGGTCGTCATTTAAGACAGGATGTACCTGCACAAATAGCGGAACTGCAACGAGATGATTTACGCATAGAGTTATTGTCTCCAATTGGGGATGATGAGTTAGTAAAGCAGGCTATGCAGACGGTAATTGCCCATCATTTAGGTAAGGTTTAA
- a CDS encoding HAD family hydrolase: MTLKCTEFKVIAFDADDTLWRNEDIFIHAQDEFINLLLPYHDETYIRSHLGDVQIQNLEHFGYGIKGFTLSMIETAIELTEGRISGNEIHEIIQLAKCMLASPVELLPNVENVLSKLEGKARLFVITKGDLLDQESKLARSGIADYFEAIEIVSDKTSDAYQQILQRHNISTEHFLMVGNSLKSDILPVLDLGAQALHVPYHSTWDHEKVTDDTLLHYPQLTTLNDISELLGWLDFSPFHNKQAV, from the coding sequence ATGACGCTAAAATGTACAGAGTTCAAAGTGATTGCTTTTGATGCAGACGACACACTCTGGCGTAATGAAGATATTTTTATTCATGCGCAAGATGAATTTATTAATCTACTTCTGCCATATCATGACGAAACTTACATACGCTCTCACTTAGGTGATGTACAGATTCAAAATTTAGAGCACTTTGGTTATGGCATCAAAGGCTTTACTCTTTCCATGATAGAAACGGCCATTGAATTAACTGAAGGGCGTATTTCCGGTAACGAAATACATGAAATCATACAACTCGCAAAATGCATGCTGGCATCGCCTGTTGAATTACTTCCTAACGTGGAAAACGTACTGTCTAAACTAGAAGGTAAAGCACGGTTGTTTGTGATTACCAAAGGGGACTTACTGGATCAAGAGAGTAAATTAGCGCGTTCTGGGATTGCAGATTATTTTGAAGCCATTGAAATAGTCAGTGATAAAACGTCTGATGCTTATCAACAAATATTGCAACGTCACAACATTTCCACCGAGCATTTTCTAATGGTAGGTAACTCCTTAAAATCCGATATATTACCGGTTCTGGATTTAGGTGCTCAAGCGCTTCATGTACCTTATCACAGCACTTGGGATCATGAAAAAGTCACTGACGACACATTATTACATTATCCTCAACTAACTACTCTCAACGATATTTCTGAACTTCTCGGCTGGTTAGATTTTTCACCTTTTCATAATAAACAGGCAGTATGA
- the hemH gene encoding ferrochelatase — protein sequence MKNTSDYGVLMMNLGTPDAPKTPEVRRFLKEFLSDSRVVDLNPLVWKPVLNLIILTLRPPKVAKIYQQVWMDEGSPLLVLSQRLKENIKKTLSVKTGQDIPVELAMTYGSPSVETAANKLREQGVKNIVVIPMYPQFSATTTAAAYDRLMKSLKNCPHWPSLQLLHDYADHPMYIKALSNSIRAQWDKQGERRHLVLSYHGIPKRYVSNGDPYARRCEMTSRLVAEELELGDHEWTHVYQSRFGREEWLKPYADATLKALPSMGVKKINVISPAFSIDCIETLEEVTLELGDEFKNNGGVAFDYIPALNDTPDQVALYINLIEQNTKQWK from the coding sequence ATGAAAAACACGAGTGACTACGGTGTATTGATGATGAACTTGGGGACACCGGATGCCCCGAAGACACCTGAAGTTCGTCGATTCCTTAAAGAGTTCCTCTCTGACTCTCGTGTTGTTGATCTGAACCCTTTGGTTTGGAAGCCTGTTCTGAACTTAATTATATTGACTTTACGCCCACCCAAAGTCGCTAAAATATACCAACAAGTCTGGATGGATGAAGGCTCGCCATTATTAGTATTAAGCCAGCGGTTAAAAGAAAATATAAAGAAAACATTGTCCGTAAAAACAGGACAAGACATTCCTGTTGAGTTAGCAATGACTTATGGAAGTCCAAGTGTTGAAACCGCTGCCAATAAACTAAGAGAGCAGGGCGTTAAAAATATTGTTGTGATCCCTATGTACCCACAATTTTCAGCAACCACGACGGCTGCCGCTTACGATAGATTGATGAAATCGCTAAAAAACTGCCCTCATTGGCCGTCATTGCAGCTGTTGCACGATTACGCAGATCATCCGATGTACATTAAAGCACTCTCTAATTCCATTCGAGCTCAATGGGATAAACAAGGAGAACGCCGCCACCTTGTATTGTCTTATCATGGCATCCCAAAGCGATATGTCTCTAATGGCGATCCGTACGCTCGTCGCTGTGAAATGACAAGCCGACTCGTTGCAGAAGAGCTAGAGTTGGGCGATCACGAATGGACACATGTCTATCAGTCTCGATTTGGACGTGAGGAGTGGCTAAAACCTTATGCTGATGCCACCTTAAAAGCTTTGCCATCTATGGGTGTTAAAAAAATTAACGTCATTAGCCCTGCTTTTTCAATTGATTGCATAGAAACACTTGAAGAAGTGACATTGGAGTTGGGTGATGAGTTTAAAAATAACGGTGGCGTTGCTTTTGATTACATACCCGCGTTAAACGACACACCAGACCAAGTTGCACTGTATATAAATTTGATAGAACAAAATACCAAACAATGGAAGTAA